Within the Deltaproteobacteria bacterium genome, the region CCACGCAATTTCTTGCTGGTGGTATTCGCCAGGGCGAGCGATGTCTCCTGTTAGCATTTGAGGAAAGCCGCGAGCAACTGTTTCGCAATGCACAGGGGTGGGGAATCGACTTTGAGAAGATGGAAGAAGAAGGATCACTCAGAGTGATTTGCGAATATCCCGAGGTCGCAAGCCTTGAAGATCATCTGCTGCGCATGAAAACCGAAGTCGAGGAGTTCAAACCACACCGGCTGACAATCGACAGCCTATCGGCCTTAGAGCGGATCTCCACGGAAAAAGGCTTTCGCGAGTTTGTCATTGATTTCACCTCATTCGTTAAACATCGCGAAATCGCCGGCGTGTTTACCGCAACGACCCCCACGTTAATGGGCGGAATCTCTTCCACCGAGGCGCATATCTCCACCCTCACTGACTCCATCATCCTGCTACGCTACATCGAAATTTATGGTGAAATGCGGCGTGGTATTACTATCTTAAAGATGCGTGGCTCGACCCATGGGAAAGAAATTCGCGAGTTTACTATCGACGGTCGAGGCATGCACATTGGCCAGGCCTTTCGTAATGTCACAGGAATCATCTCCGGCAATCCGGTGTACCTCGCAGCCAATGAAATCAACCAGTTAGAAACATTATTCAAAGAAGACCAACCGTAACCAGCCCCCTTAAGTGCCGACTCACTCTTCTTATCCTCTACTCACTTCTAGGTAGAGAATCGAGATTATTCAGGTAGAGGATAAAAACTGGAAAAATTTTCACTATAATCGATAAAGAACCGAAGTGGGATAAAAGAAAACTCGTCTATCGTGTTCTTTCGCGGGTGAAATAAGGTCAGAAACAGAAGTCTGAGTCATAGTGCACTTATTTTTGTCGTAAGGGGGATCTGTGGAATTAGTGAATTACGGAAACAATGCATGCGCCAACACCCAAACTTTGGTCGTGAATGAAGCACGGTTTCGCACTATTATTACCCACAGTACTGAAGGTCTTCTTGTCATTAATCGAGAAGGGATTGTTCGCTTCGCCAATCCCACCGCAGAAACCCTTCTCGACCGTCCCCTTGGTCAGCTCATCGGCCATTGGTTTGGCTTCCCTGTGACCTCGGACAGCGCGACGGAAATTGATGTTGTTCTTCGCGACGGGACGGTTCGTACCGTCGCGATGCTCGTGACCTACATAGAATGGGACGGCGAGGGAGCAACGTTGGTCTCCCTTCGCGACGCGACCACAGGCAAACAAATTCGCTGTGACTTGCAACGTGCTAAGGATACGGCAGAAGCAGCAGATAAAGCAAAAAGTGAGTTCTTGACGATGATGTCACACGAGCTGCGCACGCCGTTGAACATTGCCATCGGCTATATCGAGTTACTATTAGACGATGCCTTTGGAACAGTCTCGACAGAGCAAATCGAACCCTTACAACGAGTTCGTCGGAGTGTCCATGAACTCAATGAAATTGTTTCTTCGATCCTTGATCTGAGCCGGCTCGAAGCGGGTCAGTTACCAATGTGTACCGGTGAGGTGTCCATTGCTGAACTCGTAACGTCGATCCGGCATGAAGTCCAGCCTTTAGAGGACCGCAAGAGCGCTGTTGCTTTCCATTGGAACATTGAGGATCTGCCGCTGCTATACACAGATAAAAACAAGCTAAAAGTGATTGTTAAAAACCTCATCACGAATGCCTTCAAGTTTACCTGTGAGGGCTCGATTACTATTACTGCCCAGCGCATCGATAATGAAGTCGAGTTCCGTGTCACAGACACTGGGATTGGTATTCCACGCAAACATTTGACGGACATTTTTGAAAAATTCCGGCGGGTCCACGACATCTCAAAAGACGCCTACGGAGGCACTGGGATTGGCCTCTATACGGTCAAACACCTCAGTGAATTCCTTGGTGGCTCAGTTTTTGTCGAAAGTGAAGTGGGCCGCGGCTCAACGTTTCGGGTTCGCATACCTCTGTAGTCAGCAGGAAAACATGCACCGCCCTACAAATGATACGATACTGAGGCCCAACTCTGCTTGATCAAACCGAGGTAAGATCTATTCACCAGGAAGCCGCTGATCTCAGCCTTGAGTAGAAAACACAGCAACTTCACGCTCGGCCATATTGGGCCAGAGTGCCGCTTGGACGGATACGACAACCTAACTTTCATTCCATATATACCCGCGTCCTCTCATCTCGCGGGTGCCGTTATTCCTTCCGCCACACAGTCGATGGAGTTTTTGTTCCCAACCACCACCAACCCCTGTCTCCTTGACCCATTTGCAGCGGTTCGTTAGGTTCGCCCGAGGAGGAGCATCCATGCGATCCTATCTTGCTGCCGCTGTGCAAATGACCGCCTCATCCTCGAAAGAAGAGAACCTGGCAAAGGCCGAGACGTTTGTTCGACTCGCGGCTGAGCGTGGTGCCTCACTCGTTGTCCTCCCCGAAGTATTTTCGTGGCGGGGCCCGAAGGGGACAGGCGCTCAACAAGCAGAGGGCATTCCTGGTCCAACCTCTGATCGCTTAAGCTCATTGGCCTGTCAACATCGTATTCACCTGGTTGCCGGGTCGTTTCTTGAACGGTCTGACGAACCGCGCTCACACAACACCAGCCTGCTGTTCAATCCGCAGGGAGAAATTCTCGCGTGCTATCGCAAGATCCATCTCTTCGACATTGATATTCCTGGACAAGTGACCGCCAAAGAATCCGAGTCGATGAAACCAGGGGCAGAGGTTGTCACGCAAGAGACCGCGCTCGGCACGTTTGGACTCTCTGTGTGTTACGACCTACGCTTTCCTGAACTGTATCGTCAACTGGCGCAACGAGGGGCAGAGGTATTGTTTGTTCCAGCGGCGTTCACGTTCCCAACCGGTGCAGCCCACTGGGAACCGTTGCTCCGTGCCCGGGCAATTGAGAATCAAGCATACGTGATTGCGCCAAATCAGATTGGCAAGAATGTCTATGGCTATGCTGACTATGGCAACTCGATGATTATCGATCCGTGGGGAAAAATCATTGCACGCGCGCCAGACAAAGAATGTATTATCACTGCTGAGATTGATCGTGATTATCTTGAGAAAGTAAGGAGAGAGTTGCCATGCCTAGCGCATCGGCGG harbors:
- a CDS encoding carbon-nitrogen hydrolase family protein — its product is MRSYLAAAVQMTASSSKEENLAKAETFVRLAAERGASLVVLPEVFSWRGPKGTGAQQAEGIPGPTSDRLSSLACQHRIHLVAGSFLERSDEPRSHNTSLLFNPQGEILACYRKIHLFDIDIPGQVTAKESESMKPGAEVVTQETALGTFGLSVCYDLRFPELYRQLAQRGAEVLFVPAAFTFPTGAAHWEPLLRARAIENQAYVIAPNQIGKNVYGYADYGNSMIIDPWGKIIARAPDKECIITAEIDRDYLEKVRRELPCLAHRRL
- a CDS encoding PAS domain-containing protein; its protein translation is MELVNYGNNACANTQTLVVNEARFRTIITHSTEGLLVINREGIVRFANPTAETLLDRPLGQLIGHWFGFPVTSDSATEIDVVLRDGTVRTVAMLVTYIEWDGEGATLVSLRDATTGKQIRCDLQRAKDTAEAADKAKSEFLTMMSHELRTPLNIAIGYIELLLDDAFGTVSTEQIEPLQRVRRSVHELNEIVSSILDLSRLEAGQLPMCTGEVSIAELVTSIRHEVQPLEDRKSAVAFHWNIEDLPLLYTDKNKLKVIVKNLITNAFKFTCEGSITITAQRIDNEVEFRVTDTGIGIPRKHLTDIFEKFRRVHDISKDAYGGTGIGLYTVKHLSEFLGGSVFVESEVGRGSTFRVRIPL